The following DNA comes from Mucilaginibacter jinjuensis.
AGCGGCTCAAGATGCAAAAAACTTAATAACGTATTAACAGAGAGCTTGCGTAGGTAAGCTTAATTTCGTCACCTGTTTTGATTATAAATCATTTAATCTGGTGAGGCCATCAAATCTTTCTAAAATCAATTACCAAACGAGTGTTGGTGCCGCTGCAATAATATTCATTAAACGGTACTGCCAGTTACTGTTTCTTTTGGCGATCATTTCTCTCGGTGTATCTTGTAAAAAAAGTACTGACGTGAAACCGGTGAGCAAAAAGATGGTGCTGGTTTATATGGAAGCCAATAACGATTTAAGGTATGATGCACTGAACAGCATTAACAGCATGGAGAAAGGTGCTGCAAATTTAGACGGCACATTATTGGTTTATATTAAAACGAATAGCAGTAACTCTTATCTGCTTAAAATAAAACACGACGAAGATGGCAACAGGATTGTGAGCGATACCGTTAAAACGTTCGGCTATACGGCGCCTTCCGATCCTAATGTAGTTAAGCAAGTAATGCTTTATGCGCAATCCGAATTTCCGGCGCAGAGTTATGGACTGATACTTTGGTCGCATGCCACATCATGGGCACCGGCCAGTACAAAAGTTAAAGTTCAATCTTTCGGGTCAGACTCGGGCAAGGAAATGGATATTATTGATCTTAAAAATGCTTTACCAGACAATTTAAGTTTCATTGTTTTTGATGCCTGCTCTATGGGCGGTGTAGAGGTGCTATACGAGTTTAAGGATAAGGCAAAGTACATCATTGCATCACCCACCGAAACGCTTTCCGAAAGTTTCCCTTATCAGAAGATCGTTCCATTGCTTTTTCAGGACGACGAGAATCTGAGTTCGGTTGCCAAAGCATATTTTAACTACTATAATGCCTATACAGATGACCGGCAATCGGCAACAGTTGTATTGGTTAAAACAAGTGAACTGACACCTCTGGCTACCGGGTTGAATACGCTAATGCACAAGCAAAAAAAATACGGAGATCAGTTGATTAGCACCGGCGTTCAGCGTTTGGATTATAC
Coding sequences within:
- a CDS encoding clostripain-related cysteine peptidase, which produces MRPSNLSKINYQTSVGAAAIIFIKRYCQLLFLLAIISLGVSCKKSTDVKPVSKKMVLVYMEANNDLRYDALNSINSMEKGAANLDGTLLVYIKTNSSNSYLLKIKHDEDGNRIVSDTVKTFGYTAPSDPNVVKQVMLYAQSEFPAQSYGLILWSHATSWAPASTKVKVQSFGSDSGKEMDIIDLKNALPDNLSFIVFDACSMGGVEVLYEFKDKAKYIIASPTETLSESFPYQKIVPLLFQDDENLSSVAKAYFNYYNAYTDDRQSATVVLVKTSELTPLATGLNTLMHKQKKYGDQLISTGVQRLDYTANFPVANYDFGDYLDHNFTIADLSSINLQLNKTILYKAATANFIGVPIKKFSGLTCAIPYTGDANLSYYQKLQWYTGAGLDLLFRN